From Acinonyx jubatus isolate Ajub_Pintada_27869175 chromosome B2, VMU_Ajub_asm_v1.0, whole genome shotgun sequence, a single genomic window includes:
- the LOC106976326 gene encoding histone H2A type 1-E — protein MSGRGKQGGKARAKAKTRSSRAGLQFPVGRVHRLLRKGNYAERVGAGAPVYLAAVLEYLTAEILELAGNAARDNKKTRIIPRHLQLAIRNDEELNKLLGRVTIAQGGVLPNIQAVLLPKKTESHHKAKGK, from the coding sequence ATGTCCGGACGCGGGAAGCAGGGCGGCAAGGCTCGCGCCAAGGCCAAGACGCGCTCGTCGCGGGCCGGGCTGCAGTTCCCGGTGGGCCGCGTGCACCGCCTGCTCCGCAAGGGCAACTACGCCGAGCGGGTGGGGGCCGGCGCGCCGGTGTACCTGGCGGCCGTGCTGGAGTACCTGACGGCCGAGATCCTGGAGCTGGCGGGCAACGCGGCCCGCGACAACAAGAAGACGCGCATCATCCCGCGCCACCTGCAGCTGGCCATCCGCAACGACGAGGAGCTCAACAAGCTGCTGGGCCGCGTGACCATCGCGCAGGGCGGCGTCCTGCCCAACATCCAGGCCGTGCTGCTGCCCAAGAAGACCGAGAGCCACCACAAGGCCAAGGGCAAATAA
- the H1-5 gene encoding histone H1.5 translates to MSETAPAETAAPAPVEKSPAKKKATKKAAGGGAAKRKATGPPVSELITKAVAASKERNGLSLAALKKALAAAGYDVEKNNSRIKLGLKSLVSKGTLVQTKGTGASGSFKLNKKAASGEAKPKAKKAGAAKAKKPSGATPKKPKKAAGAKKAVKKTPKKAKKPAAAGVKKVAKSPKKAKAAAKPKKAAKSPAKPKAVKPKAAKPKAAKPKAAKPKAAKAKKAAPKKK, encoded by the coding sequence ATGTCGGAAACCGCGCCTGCCGAGACGGCTGCCCCGGCGCCGGTGGAGAAGTCACCTGCCAAGAAGAAGGCGACCAAGAAAGCTGCGGGCGGTGGCGCGGCGAAACGCAAGGCCACCGGCCCCCCGGTGTCAGAGCTGATCACCAAGGCGGTCGCCGCCTCCAAGGAGCGCAACGGCCTCTCCCTGGCCGCGCTCAAGAAGGCGCTGGCGGCCGCCGGCTACGACGTGGAGAAGAACAACAGCCGCATCAAGCTGGGCCTCAAGAGCCTGGTGAGCAAGGGCACCCTGGTGCAGACCAAGGGCACCGGCGCCTCGGGCTCGTTCAAGCTCAACAAGAAGGCGGCCTCCGGGGAGGCCAAGCCTAAAGCCAAGAAGGCGGGCGCGGCGAAGGCCAAGAAGCCCTCTGGGGCCACCCCCAAGAAGCCAAAGAAGGCTGCGGGAGCCAAGAAGGCGGTGAAGAAAACTCCGAAGAAGGCGAAGAAGCCCGCGGCTGCCGGGGTCAAGAAGGTGGCCAAGAGCCCCAAGAAGGCCAAGGCCGCCGCCAAGCCCAAGAAGGCGGCGAAGAGCCCAGCCAAGCCCAAGGCTGTGAAGCCGAAGGCGGCCAAGCCCAAAGCCGCCAAGCCCAAGGCAGCGAAGCCCAAGGCTGCCAAGGCGAAGAAAGCGGCCCCGAAAAAGAAGTAG